The Micromonospora sp. M71_S20 genome has a window encoding:
- a CDS encoding glycosyltransferase 87 family protein: MTLPSAPDPGPRPRRHPGPALPATALLLLPVLVAAAAVVVYRATGRFWGDLAAYRTGALAAAGGDGQLYDVAHRGADGIALGFTYPPFAALLLQPLAYVDAAVGLGLWTLASVVALSAVVRVALHAAGAGPPVRPGAVLAGTVAALPMFPVAGHLQVGQVGLFLMLIVLLDLTSGPANRWRGLGVGIAAGIKLTPLIFVAYLLCTGRWRAAGVALAGFAATVGLGFAWRPSDSARFWGGGLLDTARVTGDPRTVLNQSLHGALARLGDVADVRAVWLPVAALTAVAGIVVAARCARAGDELRGVLACATTGVLVSPVSWHHHWVWCVPALVLLAARARPRAGRAAALAGALLWTLCVASAAWTLVGLRGEDLHFQGWELLHSNAYVLAGLVALGVLARRPGGPRAGADPTGPASAAPRHDQPQERDGETVTRADAIEDPIR; this comes from the coding sequence ATGACCCTTCCGTCGGCACCAGATCCCGGCCCCCGGCCGCGACGACACCCCGGCCCGGCGCTCCCGGCCACCGCACTGCTGCTGCTCCCGGTGCTGGTGGCCGCCGCCGCGGTCGTCGTGTACCGGGCGACCGGCCGGTTCTGGGGCGACCTCGCGGCCTACCGGACGGGCGCGCTGGCCGCCGCCGGCGGCGACGGGCAGCTCTACGACGTCGCCCACCGGGGCGCGGACGGCATCGCGCTGGGCTTCACGTACCCGCCCTTCGCCGCGCTGCTGCTGCAACCGCTGGCGTACGTCGACGCCGCCGTCGGCCTCGGGCTCTGGACGCTGGCCTCGGTCGTCGCGTTGTCGGCGGTGGTGCGCGTGGCGCTGCACGCCGCCGGCGCGGGCCCGCCGGTACGCCCCGGCGCGGTGCTGGCGGGCACCGTCGCGGCGCTGCCGATGTTCCCGGTGGCCGGTCACCTCCAGGTCGGCCAGGTGGGCCTGTTCCTGATGCTCATCGTGCTGCTGGACCTCACCTCCGGCCCCGCGAACCGCTGGCGGGGCCTGGGCGTCGGCATCGCCGCGGGGATCAAGCTCACCCCGCTGATCTTCGTGGCGTACCTGCTCTGCACCGGCCGGTGGCGCGCGGCGGGGGTGGCCCTGGCCGGGTTCGCCGCCACCGTCGGGCTCGGGTTCGCCTGGCGGCCGAGCGACTCGGCACGGTTCTGGGGCGGCGGCCTGCTCGACACCGCGCGGGTCACCGGCGATCCCCGTACCGTCCTGAACCAGTCGCTGCACGGCGCGCTGGCGCGCCTCGGCGACGTCGCCGACGTGCGTGCCGTCTGGCTGCCGGTGGCGGCGCTGACGGCGGTGGCCGGGATCGTCGTCGCGGCCCGTTGCGCCCGCGCCGGCGACGAGCTGCGCGGGGTGCTCGCCTGCGCGACGACGGGCGTGCTCGTCTCGCCGGTCTCCTGGCACCACCACTGGGTCTGGTGCGTACCGGCGCTGGTGCTGCTGGCGGCGCGGGCCCGGCCGCGGGCCGGCCGGGCCGCCGCGCTGGCCGGTGCGCTGCTCTGGACGCTCTGCGTGGCCAGCGCGGCCTGGACCCTCGTCGGCCTGCGCGGCGAGGACCTGCACTTCCAGGGCTGGGAGCTGCTGCACAGCAACGCGTACGTGCTGGCCGGGCTCGTGGCGCTGGGCGTGCTGGCCCGGCGCCCCGGCGGGCCGCGGGCGGGCGCCGACCCGACCGGGCCGGCGTCCGCCGCGCCCCGGCACGACCAACCGCAGGAGAGGGACGGTGAGACCGTGACCCGCGCCGACGCCATCGAGGACCCGATCCGGTGA
- a CDS encoding glycosyltransferase encodes MRISVVVPNFNKERTLHECLSAVYAQSPPPAEVIVVDDASTDRSRRIAAAFPCAVVAFPVNRGVSAARNAGAARATGDVLFFVDSDIALAPGALAAAVRTLEAHPDCGVVQGIYDLRPLHDDGPVEAYKTLFEHFWRRRATGVTATTMFALTAVPRAVFELVGGFDERLRDAEDVEFGTRLPSRYEIRVSDEIVGRHDDVDRLWPYLSELFRRAVTYADAVVVARWERPVTGADDAGRTPHRVDLASVVGMAASALAVGTASLALVSPRLALLALGPLAAFVVADRELLAFALRHRGPWFLLYAAGLRWLTHLTEFVGMGLGVCGALLRRVRAGRARRVAPVSQR; translated from the coding sequence GTGAGGATCTCCGTGGTCGTCCCCAACTTCAACAAGGAGCGGACGCTGCACGAGTGCCTGTCGGCGGTGTACGCCCAGAGCCCGCCGCCGGCCGAGGTGATCGTCGTCGACGACGCGAGCACGGACCGGTCCCGGCGGATCGCGGCCGCGTTCCCCTGCGCGGTGGTGGCGTTCCCGGTCAACCGGGGCGTCTCGGCGGCCCGCAACGCCGGCGCCGCCCGCGCCACCGGCGACGTGTTGTTCTTCGTCGACTCCGACATCGCGCTGGCGCCCGGCGCGCTGGCCGCCGCGGTACGCACCCTCGAGGCGCACCCCGACTGCGGCGTGGTGCAGGGCATCTACGACCTGCGCCCGCTGCACGACGACGGGCCGGTCGAGGCGTACAAGACGCTGTTCGAGCACTTCTGGCGGCGCCGGGCCACCGGGGTGACGGCGACCACCATGTTCGCGCTGACCGCCGTGCCCAGGGCCGTCTTCGAGCTGGTCGGCGGCTTCGACGAGCGGCTGCGCGACGCCGAGGACGTGGAGTTCGGCACCCGCCTGCCGAGCCGCTACGAGATCCGGGTCAGCGACGAGATCGTCGGCCGCCACGACGACGTGGACCGGCTGTGGCCGTACCTGTCGGAGCTGTTCCGCCGTGCGGTGACGTACGCCGACGCCGTGGTCGTGGCCCGCTGGGAGCGGCCGGTCACCGGCGCGGACGACGCGGGCCGGACGCCGCACCGGGTCGACCTCGCCTCGGTGGTGGGCATGGCGGCCAGCGCGCTGGCCGTCGGCACCGCGTCGCTGGCCCTGGTGTCACCCCGGCTGGCGCTGCTGGCGCTGGGCCCGCTCGCCGCCTTCGTCGTGGCCGACCGGGAGCTGCTGGCGTTCGCCCTGCGCCACCGCGGCCCGTGGTTCCTGCTCTACGCCGCGGGGCTGCGGTGGCTGACGCACCTGACGGAGTTCGTCGGGATGGGGCTGGGGGTGTGCGGCGCGCTGCTGCGGCGGGTCCGTGCCGGCCGCGCCCGCCGGGTGGCCCCGGTGTCGCAGCGGTGA
- a CDS encoding lysylphosphatidylglycerol synthase domain-containing protein, with amino-acid sequence MRARWWRLANHVLTAAFVVALTVGLVLFVRAQDWTPVATLAARLDPVRVTAALTAALLINSAGLLLGLASWRALFVDLGAAVDRWTAYRIFFVGFLAKFVPGRFVALPLLLRMGKEIEVGPVRLAGVFLLSWAVVAMTGTTVALAAGPALLSGAAGWLLLATVPLVVLFVRPDLLNRGLGASARLLRRPPPQVAASPAGLRRAITAQSLSWLVSGHHLWLLAVAAGAPPLRSYLICVAGFAAATVAGLVVVVAPDGLGVREAVLMVGLATVLPVTVATPVVLVSRLVCALSEVAVGGGGLLVAQYMHRRRVGPVERAAPVG; translated from the coding sequence GTGAGGGCCCGCTGGTGGCGGCTGGCCAACCACGTCCTCACCGCGGCCTTCGTGGTGGCCCTGACCGTCGGTCTGGTGCTGTTCGTGCGCGCCCAGGACTGGACGCCCGTGGCGACGCTGGCCGCCCGCCTCGACCCCGTCCGGGTGACCGCCGCGCTGACCGCCGCCCTGCTGATCAACTCGGCCGGGCTGCTGCTCGGGCTGGCCTCGTGGCGGGCGCTCTTCGTCGACCTCGGGGCGGCGGTCGACCGGTGGACGGCGTACCGGATCTTCTTCGTCGGGTTCCTGGCCAAGTTCGTCCCGGGCCGCTTCGTCGCCCTGCCGCTGCTGCTGCGGATGGGCAAGGAGATCGAGGTGGGTCCGGTCCGGCTGGCCGGGGTGTTCCTGCTCAGCTGGGCGGTGGTCGCGATGACCGGGACGACGGTCGCGCTCGCGGCCGGGCCGGCGCTGCTGTCGGGCGCCGCCGGGTGGCTGCTGCTCGCCACGGTCCCCCTGGTCGTGCTCTTCGTCCGTCCGGACCTGCTCAACCGAGGGCTCGGCGCGTCGGCCCGGCTGCTGCGGCGACCGCCCCCGCAGGTCGCCGCGTCCCCGGCCGGCCTCCGCCGGGCCATCACCGCGCAGTCGCTGTCCTGGCTCGTCTCCGGGCACCACCTGTGGCTGCTCGCGGTGGCCGCCGGCGCGCCGCCCCTGCGGTCGTACCTGATCTGCGTCGCCGGCTTCGCGGCGGCCACCGTCGCCGGCCTGGTGGTGGTGGTCGCCCCGGACGGCCTGGGCGTACGTGAGGCGGTGCTCATGGTCGGGCTGGCCACCGTGCTGCCGGTGACCGTGGCGACGCCGGTGGTGCTGGTCAGCCGGCTGGTCTGCGCGCTGAGCGAGGTGGCGGTCGGCGGCGGCGGGCTGCTGGTGGCCCAGTACATGCACCGGCGCCGCGTCGGCCCCGTCGAGCGGGCGGCGCCGGTCGGCTGA
- a CDS encoding BTAD domain-containing putative transcriptional regulator — MSHDELSILLLGPIRTQRGDTHLYLGTPRQREVLAVLALRSGMVMSVAQIVDAIWAGRRPDSVENMVHTYIGRLRRVLEPPGRRPALARVLRSTRPGYTLDIPSDAVDIIRFEQDVRAARAARSQADLSQSLYLFQRGLAHWAGRALHEATGPLAEAERIRLTELRQDVLEEATGVRLLLGDVENVVAELRWMLAEHPMRERLWELLLVALGQSSRRAEALTAFQDARSTLSDRLGVEPGHRLQDLHRRLLRSEPVTVWPWWERRVSV, encoded by the coding sequence ATGTCGCACGATGAACTGTCCATACTGCTCCTGGGGCCGATCCGGACCCAGCGCGGGGACACGCACCTGTACCTGGGCACGCCACGGCAACGGGAGGTCCTGGCGGTGCTGGCGCTGCGCAGCGGCATGGTGATGTCCGTCGCGCAGATCGTCGACGCGATCTGGGCCGGCCGCCGGCCCGACTCGGTGGAGAACATGGTGCACACCTACATCGGCCGGCTGCGCCGGGTCCTGGAGCCGCCCGGCCGGCGGCCGGCCCTGGCCCGGGTGCTCCGGTCCACCCGGCCCGGCTACACCCTCGACATCCCGTCGGACGCCGTGGACATCATCCGCTTCGAACAGGACGTCCGGGCGGCCCGCGCCGCCCGGTCCCAGGCCGACCTGTCCCAGTCGCTCTACCTCTTCCAGCGGGGTCTGGCCCACTGGGCCGGCCGGGCCCTGCACGAGGCGACCGGCCCGCTCGCCGAGGCCGAACGCATCCGGCTGACCGAGCTGCGCCAGGACGTCCTGGAGGAGGCGACCGGCGTACGGCTTCTGCTCGGCGACGTCGAGAACGTGGTCGCCGAGCTGCGCTGGATGCTGGCCGAGCACCCGATGCGGGAGCGGCTATGGGAGCTGCTGCTCGTCGCGCTCGGGCAGAGTTCCCGGCGGGCGGAGGCGCTCACCGCCTTCCAGGACGCCCGCAGCACCCTCTCCGACCGGCTCGGGGTGGAACCCGGGCACCGGCTCCAGGACCTGCATCGCCGGCTGCTGCGCAGCGAACCGGTGACGGTGTGGCCGTGGTGGGAGCGCCGGGTCTCCGTCTGA
- a CDS encoding SMI1/KNR4 family protein, giving the protein MIDATLFQADAWRPFVTALRNSMPPEVGEAEFRGTMAPGTFGGSIAYDGDHRHPGLDLERGERPTDMLGSLTELTGGQVLAVRGVTTRSGAATVSIVPSAPQVSFGMGSDLLEDVHLAAGAHPEPYRREPVRYDMAFSAGADAATVTALVRQLLPDARPADPSELAAAEADLGVALPDDVRALFLAAAEGTLVLQPADRERFYGLRIVPLADAAARAYLEPQARYLSWRYGATEVVAPDPDGRMQQLAASLAWFVVGEDGGGNLYVVDLAPGPQGTFGQVLFVDHEMSAGARWLAPSLTELLTERPTTLAKLGPEGGLLVRVGSHSGKTLADVQPTTEVLYVSAGAAPCDLSALAGHRLRTLVTESAVVANLPAITELPALEYLQLDVAGWQQLLRAGQVPSNLLAAGVSGRAGWTDTVDVVNGLLAAWKQEPIQVIDVPVQL; this is encoded by the coding sequence ATGATCGACGCTACGTTGTTTCAGGCCGATGCCTGGCGTCCGTTCGTGACCGCGCTGCGCAACAGCATGCCCCCCGAGGTGGGAGAGGCCGAGTTCCGCGGCACGATGGCGCCGGGCACGTTCGGCGGTTCGATCGCCTACGACGGTGACCACCGCCACCCCGGTCTGGACCTGGAGCGGGGTGAGCGTCCGACGGACATGCTCGGGTCGCTGACCGAGCTGACCGGCGGGCAGGTCCTCGCGGTGCGCGGCGTCACGACACGCTCCGGGGCGGCGACGGTGAGCATCGTCCCCAGCGCGCCGCAGGTTTCGTTCGGGATGGGCAGTGACCTGCTGGAGGACGTGCACCTGGCCGCCGGAGCGCATCCGGAGCCGTACCGCCGCGAGCCGGTCCGCTACGACATGGCCTTCTCCGCCGGCGCCGACGCGGCCACGGTCACCGCGCTGGTCCGACAGCTGCTGCCGGACGCGCGGCCGGCCGACCCGTCGGAGCTGGCCGCAGCGGAGGCGGACCTCGGCGTCGCGCTGCCCGATGACGTCCGGGCGCTCTTCCTCGCCGCGGCCGAGGGCACCCTGGTCCTGCAGCCCGCCGACCGGGAGCGTTTCTACGGCTTGCGGATCGTGCCGCTGGCCGACGCCGCCGCCCGCGCCTATCTGGAACCGCAGGCCCGGTACCTGTCCTGGAGGTACGGCGCGACCGAGGTCGTCGCGCCCGATCCGGACGGCCGGATGCAGCAGTTGGCGGCCTCGCTGGCGTGGTTCGTGGTCGGCGAGGACGGCGGCGGCAACCTGTACGTCGTCGACCTCGCCCCCGGGCCGCAGGGGACGTTCGGCCAGGTGCTGTTCGTGGACCACGAGATGTCGGCTGGCGCCCGCTGGCTGGCGCCCTCGCTGACCGAGCTGCTCACCGAGCGGCCCACCACCCTGGCGAAGCTGGGTCCGGAAGGCGGGCTGCTGGTGCGGGTCGGATCGCACAGCGGCAAGACGCTCGCCGATGTCCAGCCGACGACCGAGGTGCTGTACGTCAGCGCCGGAGCCGCGCCCTGCGACCTGTCCGCGCTGGCCGGCCACCGGCTGCGCACCCTGGTCACCGAATCCGCCGTCGTCGCCAATCTTCCCGCCATCACCGAGCTGCCCGCGCTGGAATACCTGCAGCTCGACGTCGCGGGCTGGCAGCAGCTGCTGCGCGCCGGGCAGGTCCCGTCGAACCTGCTGGCCGCGGGCGTGAGTGGCCGTGCCGGCTGGACGGACACGGTCGACGTGGTCAACGGTCTGCTGGCGGCCTGGAAACAGGAGCCGATCCAGGTGATCGACGTTCCGGTGCAGCTCTGA
- a CDS encoding trans-aconitate 2-methyltransferase, with protein MSIAPLRTMARLVGVPVRALVRRSTRLNAALWDTQYALGFWGYLDGAGDGAVPLSLIETWAPRPTILDLGCGTSANLALTRGRYRHYHGVDISRRAIEVARSLDRPDASYEVADIRAYRSLERYDAILLREVIYYLTVAEAEHLLRRLPDMLTARGRIMVQIYDVDRSQQFVEVIRGCGLDVTTRLPTDRADGATGAFFVLTPAAAPPR; from the coding sequence ATGTCGATCGCGCCACTGCGGACGATGGCACGGCTGGTCGGAGTCCCGGTCCGGGCGCTGGTGCGTCGCAGCACGAGGCTGAACGCGGCGCTCTGGGACACCCAGTACGCGCTGGGCTTCTGGGGCTACCTGGACGGCGCGGGCGACGGGGCCGTGCCGCTGTCGCTGATCGAGACGTGGGCGCCGCGCCCGACGATCCTCGACCTCGGCTGCGGCACCAGCGCCAACCTTGCCCTGACCCGGGGCCGGTACCGGCACTACCACGGCGTGGACATCAGCCGCCGGGCGATCGAGGTGGCCCGGTCGCTCGACCGGCCGGACGCGTCGTACGAGGTGGCCGACATCCGGGCCTACCGGAGCCTGGAGCGGTACGACGCCATCCTGCTGCGCGAGGTCATCTACTACCTCACGGTGGCGGAGGCGGAGCACCTGCTGCGCCGGCTGCCGGACATGCTCACCGCGCGGGGCCGGATCATGGTGCAGATCTACGACGTCGACCGGTCCCAGCAGTTCGTCGAGGTGATCCGTGGCTGCGGGCTGGACGTCACGACGCGGCTGCCGACGGACCGCGCCGACGGCGCGACCGGCGCCTTCTTCGTCCTGACCCCCGCGGCCGCCCCGCCGCGCTGA
- a CDS encoding penicillin acylase family protein, protein MPRSPLRARLAALTAAVLTASVLTVTPPAPALAAGTFAANDYCLGQCADILPPGQNGNATLAAILAHQALGTRPAHSSDQLDEYANLVYNYAGLTDEQIAHFYNDASFGVPAAQVESTISPRADVTIVRDKATGVPHVTGTTRAGTMFGAGYAGAQDRLWVMDLLRHVGRGKVTSFAGGAPGNRELEQSVWANSPYTEADLQAQVDALRTKGARGQQLYTDVVDYIAGINAYIDKSIADDNYPGEYVLAGAGKPKHFTMTDLIATAGVIGGLFGGGGGSEIQSALVRVAARAKYGATEGDRVWAAFRSQNDPETVLTLHDGQSFPYGATPPGATSAVLPDAGTVVAEPLAYDQTGGAAARTGASTATQELVGGLANLRAHGMSNAVVVSGRHTTTGNPVAVFGPQTGYFAPQLLMLQELQGPGISARGAAFAGLNLYVLLGRGQDYAWSATSASQDLTDTYAVPLCTTDGSAPTLRSNRYLYHGQCLAMETLEQRNSWSPTLADSTPAGSYTLRALRTRYGLVAYRGLVNGQPTAFTKLRSTYRHEADSAIGFQAFNDPSAMGSAAAFQASAASVGYAFNWFYVNSTEAAYFNSGSNPVRPATLDPNLPAKAEPAYEWVGWNPDTNDASYAPLSAHPQSVNQDYYVSWNNKQARDFGAADGNFSFGSVHRGQLLDGPVRAAIAQRKLGRADVVKIMADAAVTDLRGQQVLGDLLRVLDSAPVTDPALADAIGKLRAWQQAGARRVETTPGSKVYQHADAIRIFDAWWPLLASAQFRPGLGPDLYAALVDAIEVNEAPSGGQNGGRDGAASWASQGQAHKGSSFQYGWWGYVDKDVRTVLGDPVAGGLGRTYCGGGNLAACRTALLGALGQAAAVPATTVYPGDKSCSAGDQWCADSIAHSGLGGITHPLIAWQNRPTYQQVVSFPARRGDDVTNLAQGRPATASSTQFLTSHTPDKAVDGSLSSRWASSYSDNQWLRVDLGAARTVSRAVLRWESAYGTSYRIEVSGDGSSWTPVFATTTGNGGVDNATFAPVTTRYVRVYGVKRATSYGFSLHEFEVYGR, encoded by the coding sequence ATGCCCCGTTCCCCACTCCGCGCCCGGCTCGCGGCGCTCACCGCCGCCGTCCTGACCGCGAGCGTCCTGACCGTCACCCCGCCGGCACCGGCGCTGGCCGCCGGCACGTTCGCCGCCAACGACTACTGCCTCGGCCAGTGCGCCGACATCCTGCCCCCGGGGCAGAACGGCAACGCCACGCTGGCCGCCATCCTGGCCCACCAGGCGCTCGGCACCCGCCCTGCGCACTCCAGCGACCAGCTCGACGAGTACGCGAACCTGGTCTACAACTACGCCGGGCTGACCGACGAGCAGATCGCCCACTTCTACAACGACGCCTCCTTCGGCGTCCCCGCCGCGCAGGTCGAGAGCACCATATCGCCGCGCGCCGACGTCACCATCGTGCGGGACAAGGCCACCGGCGTCCCGCACGTCACCGGCACCACCCGCGCCGGCACCATGTTCGGCGCCGGCTACGCCGGGGCCCAGGACCGGCTCTGGGTGATGGACCTGCTGCGGCACGTCGGCCGCGGCAAGGTCACCTCGTTCGCCGGCGGCGCCCCCGGCAACCGGGAGCTGGAGCAGAGCGTCTGGGCCAACTCGCCCTACACCGAGGCGGACCTCCAGGCCCAGGTGGACGCGCTGCGCACCAAGGGCGCCCGGGGCCAGCAGCTCTACACCGACGTGGTCGACTACATCGCCGGCATCAACGCCTACATCGACAAGTCGATCGCCGACGACAACTACCCCGGCGAGTACGTGCTCGCCGGCGCCGGCAAACCGAAGCACTTCACCATGACCGACCTGATCGCCACCGCCGGCGTGATCGGTGGCCTCTTCGGCGGGGGTGGCGGCAGCGAGATCCAGTCCGCGCTGGTCCGGGTGGCCGCCCGGGCCAAGTACGGCGCAACCGAGGGCGACCGGGTGTGGGCGGCGTTCCGGTCGCAGAACGACCCGGAGACCGTGCTCACCCTGCACGACGGGCAGAGCTTCCCGTACGGCGCGACGCCGCCCGGCGCGACCAGCGCGGTGCTCCCCGACGCCGGCACGGTGGTCGCCGAGCCGCTCGCCTACGACCAGACCGGCGGGGCCGCCGCGCGCACCGGCGCCAGCACCGCCACCCAGGAGCTGGTCGGCGGCCTGGCCAACCTGCGCGCGCACGGCATGTCCAACGCGGTCGTGGTCTCCGGCCGGCACACCACCACCGGCAACCCGGTCGCCGTGTTCGGCCCGCAGACCGGCTACTTCGCCCCGCAACTGCTGATGCTCCAGGAGTTGCAGGGGCCGGGCATCAGCGCGCGCGGCGCCGCGTTCGCCGGGCTGAACCTCTACGTGCTGCTCGGCCGCGGCCAGGACTACGCGTGGAGCGCCACCTCCGCCTCGCAGGACCTCACCGACACCTACGCGGTGCCGCTGTGCACCACCGACGGCAGCGCGCCGACGCTGCGCAGCAACCGCTACCTCTACCACGGCCAGTGCCTCGCCATGGAGACGCTGGAGCAGCGCAACTCCTGGTCGCCGACGCTGGCCGACTCCACCCCGGCCGGGTCCTACACGCTGCGCGCGCTACGCACCAGGTATGGGCTGGTCGCCTACCGGGGGCTGGTGAACGGCCAACCGACCGCGTTCACCAAGCTGCGCTCCACCTACCGGCACGAGGCCGACTCGGCGATCGGCTTCCAGGCCTTCAACGATCCGTCGGCGATGGGCAGCGCGGCGGCGTTCCAGGCGTCCGCCGCGAGCGTCGGGTACGCGTTCAACTGGTTCTACGTCAACTCCACCGAGGCGGCGTACTTCAACTCCGGCTCGAACCCGGTCCGCCCGGCCACCCTCGACCCGAACCTGCCGGCGAAGGCCGAACCGGCGTACGAGTGGGTCGGCTGGAACCCGGACACTAACGACGCCAGCTACGCCCCGCTCTCGGCCCACCCGCAGTCGGTCAACCAGGACTACTACGTGAGCTGGAACAACAAGCAGGCGCGGGACTTCGGGGCGGCGGACGGCAACTTCAGCTTCGGCTCCGTACACCGGGGTCAGCTGCTCGACGGTCCGGTGCGCGCGGCGATCGCCCAGCGCAAGCTCGGCCGCGCCGACGTCGTGAAGATCATGGCGGACGCGGCGGTGACCGACCTGCGCGGCCAGCAGGTCCTCGGCGACCTGCTGCGGGTGCTCGACAGCGCGCCGGTCACCGACCCGGCGCTGGCCGACGCGATCGGCAAGCTGCGGGCCTGGCAGCAGGCCGGCGCCCGGCGGGTGGAGACCACGCCCGGCTCCAAGGTCTACCAGCACGCCGACGCCATCCGGATCTTCGACGCGTGGTGGCCGCTGCTCGCCTCGGCGCAGTTCCGCCCCGGCCTCGGGCCGGACCTCTACGCCGCGCTGGTCGACGCCATCGAGGTCAACGAGGCGCCGTCGGGCGGCCAGAACGGCGGGCGCGACGGCGCCGCGAGCTGGGCGTCGCAGGGTCAAGCGCACAAGGGCTCGTCGTTCCAGTACGGCTGGTGGGGCTACGTCGACAAGGACGTGCGCACCGTGCTCGGCGACCCGGTGGCCGGCGGCCTCGGGCGGACGTACTGCGGCGGCGGCAACCTGGCCGCGTGCCGGACGGCGCTGCTCGGCGCGCTCGGACAGGCGGCGGCCGTGCCGGCCACCACCGTCTACCCGGGCGACAAGTCCTGCTCCGCCGGCGACCAGTGGTGCGCCGACTCGATCGCCCACTCCGGGCTGGGTGGCATCACCCACCCGCTGATCGCCTGGCAGAACCGCCCCACCTACCAGCAGGTCGTCTCGTTCCCGGCCCGCCGGGGCGACGACGTCACCAACCTGGCCCAGGGCCGCCCCGCCACCGCGTCGAGCACCCAGTTCCTGACCAGCCACACGCCGGACAAGGCGGTCGACGGCAGCCTGAGTAGCCGCTGGGCCAGCAGCTACAGCGACAACCAGTGGCTCCGGGTCGACCTCGGGGCGGCCCGCACCGTCAGCCGGGCGGTGCTGCGCTGGGAGTCCGCGTACGGCACGTCGTACCGGATCGAGGTCTCCGGCGACGGCAGCTCCTGGACGCCGGTGTTCGCCACCACCACCGGCAACGGCGGCGTCGACAACGCCACCTTCGCCCCGGTCACCACCCGCTACGTGCGGGTGTACGGGGTCAAGCGGGCCACCTCGTACGGGTTCTCGCTGCACGAGTTCGAGGTCTACGGCCGGTGA
- a CDS encoding polysaccharide deacetylase family protein, with product MSGARKPAARLGAQLCAHALHYLLFAYRGRQLLRRRPSLGGPRRPAFGVPGDDVALTIDDGPHPRWTAPMLDLLDRHGVRATFFLVGDRVREHPELAREVLAAGHLIGNHSMTHPQPFAALARHEITAEIDRTQREIEDATGHTPRLFRAPGGNWSPGVLRTTAELGLVPVDWTVNPSDWRSPGVARIARTLSRTRPGQIMLCHDGGGDRSQTVAALAEVLPRLTDRGLRFVTVPDDR from the coding sequence ATGAGCGGCGCCCGGAAACCGGCCGCCCGGCTGGGCGCCCAGCTCTGCGCGCACGCCCTGCACTACCTGCTCTTCGCCTACCGCGGCCGGCAGCTCCTGCGCCGCCGCCCCTCGCTCGGCGGTCCCCGCCGGCCGGCCTTCGGCGTGCCGGGCGACGACGTGGCGCTCACCATCGACGACGGCCCGCACCCGCGGTGGACCGCGCCGATGCTCGACCTGCTCGACCGGCACGGCGTGCGGGCCACGTTCTTCCTCGTCGGCGACCGGGTGCGGGAACACCCGGAGCTGGCCCGGGAGGTGCTGGCCGCCGGTCACCTGATCGGCAACCACTCCATGACGCACCCGCAGCCGTTCGCCGCGCTGGCCCGGCACGAGATCACAGCCGAGATCGACCGGACCCAGCGCGAGATCGAGGACGCGACCGGGCACACGCCGCGGCTGTTCCGCGCCCCCGGCGGCAACTGGTCGCCCGGGGTGCTGCGGACCACCGCCGAGCTCGGCCTCGTCCCGGTCGACTGGACGGTCAACCCCAGCGACTGGCGCAGCCCCGGCGTCGCCCGGATCGCCCGGACGCTGTCGCGCACCCGGCCCGGGCAGATCATGCTCTGTCACGACGGCGGCGGCGACCGGTCGCAGACCGTCGCGGCCCTGGCCGAGGTCCTCCCGAGGCTGACCGATCGCGGGCTGCGCTTCGTCACCGTCCCGGACGACCGGTAG